A window of the Oncorhynchus keta strain PuntledgeMale-10-30-2019 chromosome 21, Oket_V2, whole genome shotgun sequence genome harbors these coding sequences:
- the LOC118400626 gene encoding biogenesis of lysosome-related organelles complex 1 subunit 1 isoform X2, with protein sequence MLSRLLKEHQSKQNERKELQEGRRREAITAATCLTEALVDHLNVGVAKAYVNQRKLDHEVKTLQVQAGQFSKQTGQWISMVEGFNQALKEIGDVENWARSIEMDMRTIATALEYVHKGQLTSASS encoded by the exons ATGCTTTCCCGTTTATTAAAGGAGCACCAATCGAAGCAGAACGAACGAAAAGAACTTCAAG AGGGGCGTAGACGAGAGGCAATTACTGCTGCCACCTGTCTAACAGAAGCCTTGGTGGACCACCTTAATGTGGG GGTGGCCAAGGCGTATGTGAACCAGAGGAAGCTGGACCATGAGGTGAAGACGCTACAGGTGCAGGCCGGCCAGTTCTCCAAGCAGACTGGCCAGTGGATTAGTATGGTGGAAGGCTTCAACCAGGCcctgaag GAAATCGGTGATGTGGAGAACTGGGCTCGCAGCATTGAGATGGATATGAGAACCATCGCCACAGCTCTGGAGTACGTACACAAGGGGCAGCTCACATCAGCCTCTTCATAG
- the LOC118400627 gene encoding retinol dehydrogenase 7-like isoform X1: MDIDSVYQYLGRDNLWLYGISTFVVLWTLGWLYRDSLEVENVKEKYVFVTGCDSGFGNLLCKRLDRRGFRVIAGCLTDKGADDLNRATGPHLKTVLLDVTSTASIQKAMEYTKQEVGDNGLWGIVNNAGRSLPMGPTEWMRMEDYTSTLKVNMTGVIEMTLTFLPLIKQAQGRIVNVASVLGRVAANGGGYCISKFAVESFSDCLRRDIHYFGIKVCIIEPGFFKTAVTSLDPIERELHRLWNQLIPEVKASYGDRYLDKYIQIQRLIMNASCDSDLSKVTNCMEHALMSSYPRTRYSAGWDAKFGWIPLSYMPSCVIDIGLKLVMPRPAKSV; encoded by the exons ATGGATATTGATTCTGTGTACCAGTATTTAGG TAGGGATAATCTATGGCTGTATGGCATTTCTACCTTCGTGGTTCTGTGGACTCTAGGCTGGCTGTACAGAGACAGTCTGGAAGTAGAGAACGTCAAGGAGAAGTATGTGTTTGTGACGGGCTGTGACTCTGGCTTCGGGAACTTGCTCTGTAAGAGGCTAGACCGGCGGGGGTTCAGGGTGATAGCTGGGTGTCTCACAGACAAAGGGGCTGATGATCTGAACAGGGCGACTGGGCCACACCTGAAGACGGTTCTCCTAGACGTGACGAGCACCGCCAGTATACAGAAAGCTATGGAGTACACCAAGCAGGAGGTTGGAGATAACG gacTGTGGGGTATCGTGAACAACGCGGGGCGCTCCCTGCCCATGGGTCCCACAGAGTGGATGAGGATGGAGGACTATACCAGTACCCTGAAGGTCAACATGACGGGGGTGATAGAGATGACCCTCACCTTCCTGCCCCTCATCAAACAGGCCCAGGGGAGGATTGTCAACGTGGCCTCAGTGCTGGGTAGGGTGGCGGCTAACGGAGGGGGATACTGCATCTCTAAGTTCGCTGTGGAGTCCTTCTCAGACTGCCTCAG GAGGGATATCCACTACTTTGGGATCAAGGTGTGCATCATTGAACCAGGTTTCTTTAAGACAGCGGTTACCAGTCTGGATCCCATTGAGAGAGAGCTGCATCGTCTGTGGAACCAGCTCATACCTGAAGTAAAGGCCAGCTACGGAGACAGATACCTGGATAAGT ACATCCAGATCCAAAGGTTGATCATGAATGCATCTTGTGACTCTGACCTGAGTAAAGTGACTAACTGCATGGAGCATGCCTTGATGTCTTCCTACCCCCGAACCCGCTACAGTGCCGGCTGGGACGCCAAGTTTGGATGGATCCCTCTCTCTTACATGCCATCCTGTGTCATCGATATTGGGCTGAAACTGGTGATGCCACGTCCTGCTAAGAGTGTGTAG
- the LOC118400626 gene encoding biogenesis of lysosome-related organelles complex 1 subunit 1 isoform X1 codes for MLSRLLKEHQSKQNERKELQGERKEEGRRREAITAATCLTEALVDHLNVGVAKAYVNQRKLDHEVKTLQVQAGQFSKQTGQWISMVEGFNQALKEIGDVENWARSIEMDMRTIATALEYVHKGQLTSASS; via the exons ATGCTTTCCCGTTTATTAAAGGAGCACCAATCGAAGCAGAACGAACGAAAAGAACTTCAAGGTGAGAGGAAAGAAG AGGGGCGTAGACGAGAGGCAATTACTGCTGCCACCTGTCTAACAGAAGCCTTGGTGGACCACCTTAATGTGGG GGTGGCCAAGGCGTATGTGAACCAGAGGAAGCTGGACCATGAGGTGAAGACGCTACAGGTGCAGGCCGGCCAGTTCTCCAAGCAGACTGGCCAGTGGATTAGTATGGTGGAAGGCTTCAACCAGGCcctgaag GAAATCGGTGATGTGGAGAACTGGGCTCGCAGCATTGAGATGGATATGAGAACCATCGCCACAGCTCTGGAGTACGTACACAAGGGGCAGCTCACATCAGCCTCTTCATAG
- the LOC118400627 gene encoding retinol dehydrogenase 7-like isoform X2: MDIDSVYQYLGDNLWLYGISTFVVLWTLGWLYRDSLEVENVKEKYVFVTGCDSGFGNLLCKRLDRRGFRVIAGCLTDKGADDLNRATGPHLKTVLLDVTSTASIQKAMEYTKQEVGDNGLWGIVNNAGRSLPMGPTEWMRMEDYTSTLKVNMTGVIEMTLTFLPLIKQAQGRIVNVASVLGRVAANGGGYCISKFAVESFSDCLRRDIHYFGIKVCIIEPGFFKTAVTSLDPIERELHRLWNQLIPEVKASYGDRYLDKYIQIQRLIMNASCDSDLSKVTNCMEHALMSSYPRTRYSAGWDAKFGWIPLSYMPSCVIDIGLKLVMPRPAKSV; encoded by the exons ATGGATATTGATTCTGTGTACCAGTATTTAGG GGATAATCTATGGCTGTATGGCATTTCTACCTTCGTGGTTCTGTGGACTCTAGGCTGGCTGTACAGAGACAGTCTGGAAGTAGAGAACGTCAAGGAGAAGTATGTGTTTGTGACGGGCTGTGACTCTGGCTTCGGGAACTTGCTCTGTAAGAGGCTAGACCGGCGGGGGTTCAGGGTGATAGCTGGGTGTCTCACAGACAAAGGGGCTGATGATCTGAACAGGGCGACTGGGCCACACCTGAAGACGGTTCTCCTAGACGTGACGAGCACCGCCAGTATACAGAAAGCTATGGAGTACACCAAGCAGGAGGTTGGAGATAACG gacTGTGGGGTATCGTGAACAACGCGGGGCGCTCCCTGCCCATGGGTCCCACAGAGTGGATGAGGATGGAGGACTATACCAGTACCCTGAAGGTCAACATGACGGGGGTGATAGAGATGACCCTCACCTTCCTGCCCCTCATCAAACAGGCCCAGGGGAGGATTGTCAACGTGGCCTCAGTGCTGGGTAGGGTGGCGGCTAACGGAGGGGGATACTGCATCTCTAAGTTCGCTGTGGAGTCCTTCTCAGACTGCCTCAG GAGGGATATCCACTACTTTGGGATCAAGGTGTGCATCATTGAACCAGGTTTCTTTAAGACAGCGGTTACCAGTCTGGATCCCATTGAGAGAGAGCTGCATCGTCTGTGGAACCAGCTCATACCTGAAGTAAAGGCCAGCTACGGAGACAGATACCTGGATAAGT ACATCCAGATCCAAAGGTTGATCATGAATGCATCTTGTGACTCTGACCTGAGTAAAGTGACTAACTGCATGGAGCATGCCTTGATGTCTTCCTACCCCCGAACCCGCTACAGTGCCGGCTGGGACGCCAAGTTTGGATGGATCCCTCTCTCTTACATGCCATCCTGTGTCATCGATATTGGGCTGAAACTGGTGATGCCACGTCCTGCTAAGAGTGTGTAG